The following is a genomic window from Chloroflexota bacterium.
CATCTTTCTGGTGGGCTTCATGCCGCAACTTCAGTCCGAGCAACGCGGCCGCTTCGACCTGCTGGGTGTCGTCATGCTCGCACTCTGGGTCGTGCCGTTGGTGCTCGCGCTATCCTTAGGCGGCACGAGCTACCCTTGGCTATCCGGGCAGATTCTCGGATTGACCGTGCTCGCACTGGCGGCCCTGCTCCTCTTTTTGTGGTGGCAACGGCGCAGCTTAGACCCGCTTATTCAACTCAAACTCTTTCAAATCAAGGTCTTTCGCTGGGCGGTGGTGGGAAGTTTCTTCTTCGGCGGTGCGTTTCTCGGCTCTGTGGTCTTCTTACCACTCTATCTCGTACATGTGAAAGGATTCTCGGCGACGAATTCCGGGCTCTCAATCACGCCGTTGGTGATGGGTGTCGTCATGGGAAGTATACTGGGGGGCCAAATTGCCAGTCGTTCCGGACGCTACAAGCTGCCGCTCATCACATCCATTTGCATCGGCGGCTTCGCGTTTGCCGCGTTTGCTTTCAACCTGCGTGTCGATACGCCGCTATGGCAGGTGATCCCACTCATGGTGGTGATCGGCCTCAGTCTGGGACCATCGCTGCCGCTCTATACGCTGGCCGTACAGAACGCCGTGCCCCGCGCCCGTCTCGGCACCGCTACCAGCACGTTGCAATTCGTGCGCCAAGTAGGCTCCACGGCTTCGGTCGCGTTGATGGGTACCGTGCTCGCAGCGACCATCACTGCAACTACCACCGAGCAAATGCCTGAGGTGATGGGCGGGCCATTAGGAGAAACCACATTGGGAGAGGGGAACAACAACGTGACAAACCTGGGTGCAGAGGTCCAGGCGCGCTTCGCGGCTCTTGAGCGGCAGTTCGTTGCGGCCCTGAATGGGGACGAGAGCGCACGCCAAACGCTGTTGTCGAATCCAGCACTACCGCCGGAAATCGCATCCCAGTTGCAGTCTGGCAGCATTCGCGATCAGGTGCG
Proteins encoded in this region:
- a CDS encoding DHA2 family efflux MFS transporter permease subunit, which encodes MTREQRLSSIGISLALFLAALDQTIVTTALPRITDELGGLNYYAWVVTAYLLASVLGLPLFGRLVELFPAKWVLLGAVSVFLAGSMLSGLAPGIEALIAFRALQGFGGGGIFALAFTLIGLLFTPRERGRVQGMMGGVFGLSSVAGPWLGGFLTDLLSWRWIFYINMPLGIIAIIFLVGFMPQLQSEQRGRFDLLGVVMLALWVVPLVLALSLGGTSYPWLSGQILGLTVLALAALLLFLWWQRRSLDPLIQLKLFQIKVFRWAVVGSFFFGGAFLGSVVFLPLYLVHVKGFSATNSGLSITPLVMGVVMGSILGGQIASRSGRYKLPLITSICIGGFAFAAFAFNLRVDTPLWQVIPLMVVIGLSLGPSLPLYTLAVQNAVPRARLGTATSTLQFVRQVGSTASVALMGTVLAATITATTTEQMPEVMGGPLGETTLGEGNNNVTNLGAEVQARFAALERQFVAALNGDESARQTLLSNPALPPEIASQLQSGSIRDQVRTDLAQTIAQVEAALAGDATARNQALQNPRISEELKALLQSPPESADTRAEVLNTLRGRLQAEEETIVGEVETQVVAQVQALLRDRAAEVVDVLTSALNTGITAAIQRVYTFAAALTLFSFVAALLIPDAELGGTPGARREDAAPNA